The Magnetospirillum sp. genome includes a region encoding these proteins:
- a CDS encoding galactose oxidase yields the protein MTPRSISRRFAVGGGLALFASPVLAQHAGHGPVYERLNQPGRIDVPALAAEQRVFDSIAPKAPQQGRWIERAPLPLPRTEMAWAAERNGKLHLVGGYAEQRVDKPYHHIYDAGSNSWLQAQDLPLGANHVGVAVLDGRLYAMGGFIDQNRRPHAECFVYGAEGERWSKIAPLPTPMGAMGCIAYEGRIHAVGGADGDTADSRLSRSQHIVYDPKTDKWSNAAPLPTARDHIGIVANAGLIHVIGGRVNSFYTNSHLHHTYDAKEDAWRMRNPLPTARSGHGATLYRGQIFCMGGEGSNRVFGQNEAYNPTTDKWLAYAPMATPRHGMGAVTIGDAIYVAGGGPVMGGGVKSAVHEAFTLA from the coding sequence ATGACCCCCCGTTCGATCTCCCGCCGCTTTGCCGTCGGCGGCGGTTTGGCGCTGTTTGCGAGCCCCGTTCTTGCCCAACATGCCGGGCACGGCCCCGTCTACGAACGCTTGAACCAGCCCGGCCGCATCGACGTGCCCGCGCTCGCAGCCGAGCAGCGCGTGTTCGATTCGATCGCCCCCAAAGCGCCGCAGCAGGGGCGCTGGATCGAGCGCGCGCCGCTGCCGTTGCCGCGCACCGAAATGGCGTGGGCGGCCGAGCGCAACGGCAAGCTGCATCTCGTGGGCGGCTATGCCGAGCAGCGCGTCGACAAGCCCTACCACCATATCTACGACGCAGGCTCGAACAGCTGGCTGCAGGCGCAGGATCTGCCGCTGGGTGCGAACCATGTCGGCGTCGCCGTGCTCGACGGGCGGCTCTACGCGATGGGTGGTTTCATCGACCAGAATCGGCGCCCACATGCCGAATGTTTTGTGTACGGCGCCGAAGGCGAGCGCTGGTCGAAGATCGCACCCTTGCCCACGCCGATGGGGGCGATGGGCTGCATCGCCTACGAGGGCCGCATCCATGCCGTGGGCGGGGCCGACGGCGACACGGCCGACTCGCGCCTGTCGCGCAGCCAGCACATCGTCTACGACCCCAAGACCGACAAATGGAGCAACGCCGCCCCGTTGCCGACCGCGCGCGACCATATCGGCATCGTCGCCAATGCCGGGCTTATCCATGTGATCGGCGGACGCGTAAACAGTTTCTACACAAACTCGCATCTGCACCACACCTACGACGCCAAGGAAGATGCGTGGCGCATGCGCAATCCGTTGCCGACCGCGCGCTCAGGCCACGGTGCCACGCTCTATCGCGGCCAAATTTTCTGCATGGGCGGGGAAGGCTCGAACCGCGTGTTCGGCCAGAACGAAGCCTACAACCCCACGACCGATAAATGGCTCGCCTATGCGCCGATGGCCACCCCGCGCCACGGTATGGGGGCGGTTACGATCGGCGACGCGATTTACGTCGCGGGCGGCGGCCCGGTCATGGGGGGCGGCGTAAAAAGTGCCGTGCACGAGGCCTTTACGCTGGCGTAG
- a CDS encoding DUF1028 domain-containing protein, whose translation MTWSVVAHDRASGEFGIAVATRFFAVGALCMYVKPGAGAVATQALINPYHGIDGIDLLERGIPAKEALAALLARDAGAAVRQVHLMDAIGDFAAHTGTGCVDWAGHLIFEDFSVAGNMLAGKEVIEATAEAFALNAGLPLAERFIAALDAGEAVGGDKRGRQSAALRIHKNDEYPVLDIRVDDHEYPLVELRRLFEKSKERFSTFRKFLASRDNIAGTYDRSKIDAALAAAGIK comes from the coding sequence ATGACTTGGTCCGTAGTGGCGCACGACCGTGCAAGCGGCGAATTCGGCATTGCCGTGGCGACGCGGTTTTTCGCCGTGGGCGCTTTGTGCATGTATGTGAAGCCGGGCGCGGGTGCCGTCGCAACGCAAGCCTTGATCAATCCCTATCACGGGATCGACGGCATCGACCTGCTCGAGCGCGGCATCCCGGCTAAGGAGGCATTGGCGGCGCTGCTTGCGCGCGACGCGGGTGCCGCCGTGCGCCAGGTGCATCTGATGGACGCGATCGGTGATTTTGCCGCCCACACGGGTACGGGATGCGTCGATTGGGCAGGCCATCTGATCTTCGAAGATTTTTCGGTCGCCGGAAACATGCTCGCAGGCAAGGAGGTGATCGAGGCGACGGCCGAGGCGTTTGCGCTGAATGCCGGCCTGCCGCTTGCCGAGCGTTTCATCGCCGCCCTCGATGCGGGCGAAGCGGTGGGCGGGGACAAGCGCGGGCGCCAATCGGCCGCCTTGCGCATCCACAAAAACGACGAGTATCCCGTGCTCGATATCCGCGTGGACGACCACGAATATCCGCTCGTCGAACTGCGCCGTCTCTTCGAAAAAAGCAAAGAGCGGTTTTCGACGTTCCGCAAATTCCTTGCCTCGCGCGACAATATCGCGGGCACCTACGACCGCAGCAAAATCGACGCGGCCCTCGCGGCGGCCGGCATCAAATGA
- a CDS encoding type III PLP-dependent enzyme: protein MAQTLLRKSVAALARTREIPTPDLRPLDAVVAELQPHEPVHALRPATLARTAAHFVAGFPGETLYAVKCNADPRTLRALWDGGVRGFDCASPAEIALVRSMFGRAATIAYMHPVRARAAIREAYGRHAVRRFVLDSVAEFDKIREETAAKPGTLDLIVRIAPPVVAGADKPLHDLSGKFGASAADAVALLRRVRPFARTLGISFHVGSQNADPQAFARAIAHADALAREAGVAVEVLDVGGGFPVAYPGQEVPPIDAFFAAIKQAHAACHTLANTALWAEPGRALVAAGGSVVVQVQARRGNTLYINDGVYGALADAGVPGLRYPTRLLRASAADTVAYDFYGPTCDSADHMKGPFVLPGDVCEGDWIELGQLGAYGAVLRTGFNGFERAHLIEVEG from the coding sequence ATGGCACAAACGCTGCTGCGCAAATCCGTTGCCGCCCTGGCCCGGACCCGCGAAATCCCGACGCCCGACTTGCGTCCGCTCGACGCGGTCGTAGCCGAGTTGCAACCGCACGAGCCCGTGCACGCCCTGCGCCCGGCCACACTCGCCCGCACGGCTGCCCATTTCGTGGCGGGCTTCCCCGGCGAAACGCTGTACGCCGTGAAGTGCAATGCCGACCCGCGCACCTTGCGTGCGCTGTGGGACGGCGGCGTGCGCGGTTTCGACTGCGCTTCGCCCGCCGAGATCGCCCTCGTGCGCTCGATGTTCGGGCGCGCGGCGACGATCGCCTACATGCATCCGGTGCGCGCACGCGCGGCCATCCGCGAAGCCTACGGCCGCCACGCTGTGCGCCGCTTCGTGCTCGATTCGGTCGCCGAGTTCGACAAGATCCGCGAAGAAACGGCCGCCAAGCCCGGCACGCTCGACCTCATCGTGCGCATCGCCCCGCCGGTCGTTGCCGGTGCCGACAAGCCCTTGCACGATCTCTCGGGCAAATTCGGTGCGTCGGCCGCCGACGCGGTCGCGCTGCTGCGCCGCGTGCGCCCGTTCGCGCGCACGCTCGGCATCTCGTTCCATGTCGGCTCGCAAAATGCCGATCCGCAGGCCTTTGCCCGCGCGATCGCGCACGCCGATGCGTTGGCGCGCGAAGCCGGCGTTGCGGTCGAGGTGCTCGACGTCGGCGGCGGCTTCCCCGTTGCCTATCCGGGCCAAGAAGTGCCACCCATCGACGCGTTTTTCGCGGCGATCAAACAGGCGCACGCCGCGTGCCACACGCTCGCGAACACGGCGCTATGGGCCGAGCCGGGCCGCGCCCTCGTTGCGGCCGGCGGTTCGGTCGTGGTGCAGGTACAAGCGCGACGCGGCAACACGCTCTACATCAACGACGGCGTGTACGGCGCACTCGCGGACGCGGGCGTGCCGGGCCTGCGCTATCCCACGCGTCTGCTGCGCGCGAGTGCGGCCGACACCGTGGCCTACGACTTCTATGGTCCGACCTGCGATTCGGCGGACCATATGAAGGGCCCGTTCGTCCTGCCCGGCGACGTTTGCGAGGGCGACTGGATCGAACTTGGCCAGTTGGGAGCCTATGGAGCGGTCCTGCGCACCGGCTTCAATGGCTTCGAGCGCGCGCACCTGATCGAAGTCGAAGGCTGA
- a CDS encoding tripartite tricarboxylate transporter permease: MDPLDGLMMGFGLTLGTSTLAACLVGAVLGTLVGVLPGIGPVATMALLLPATFHMEPASALVMLAGIYYGAQYGSSTTAILLNLPGEASGVITALDGHALAKRGRAGAAVAVAALASFAAGILSTFAIAWLAPLFARLGLAMTPAHVALLLIFGLCLAVSMSPAARLKALGGAAFGVFLGLVGTDSGGGPPRMTFGIWELADGIGFAVVAMGIYGLGEIAYALQAAPDAHARAPLGRVRPHRKEMQASALPAVRGAAIGTLIGLVPGGSTVLASFAAFAWERRFGRRRHRIGKGAIEGVATSEAANNAAAQASFVPLLALGLPGNAVMAVMAGAMMLQGVLPGPTLAVERPDIFWTVVASMLVGNAMLLVINLPLIGIWVRLLRVPRSWLFPAILTICAAGAYSLQGAAFDVVLLAAFGALGFAMRRLEFDPTPFFVGFVVAPLLDDNLRRALMLARGDVVAALADPVAVVLTMLCAGAVALGSLAAMREARRGLHDC; this comes from the coding sequence ATGGATCCGCTCGACGGCCTGATGATGGGCTTTGGCCTGACGCTTGGCACGAGCACATTGGCGGCGTGTCTGGTCGGCGCCGTGCTCGGCACGCTGGTGGGCGTTTTGCCTGGCATCGGCCCGGTCGCGACGATGGCCCTGCTGCTTCCCGCCACCTTCCATATGGAGCCAGCGTCTGCGTTGGTGATGCTTGCCGGCATCTATTACGGCGCGCAATACGGATCTTCGACGACGGCCATTTTGCTCAATCTGCCCGGCGAAGCATCGGGGGTAATCACCGCACTTGACGGCCATGCGCTGGCAAAGCGCGGGCGGGCGGGCGCCGCAGTTGCAGTTGCGGCACTGGCGTCGTTTGCGGCGGGCATCCTCTCGACGTTCGCCATCGCGTGGCTTGCGCCGCTTTTTGCGCGCCTGGGGCTCGCCATGACGCCTGCACACGTCGCATTGCTGCTGATCTTCGGCCTCTGCCTTGCGGTCTCGATGTCGCCCGCAGCGCGTTTGAAAGCGCTCGGCGGCGCGGCGTTCGGAGTCTTTCTTGGCCTTGTCGGAACGGATTCGGGCGGCGGGCCGCCGCGCATGACGTTCGGCATATGGGAACTGGCCGACGGAATCGGATTTGCCGTCGTGGCGATGGGCATCTACGGGCTCGGCGAGATCGCCTATGCCCTGCAGGCCGCCCCAGACGCGCACGCGCGCGCGCCGCTCGGGCGCGTCCGCCCGCATCGCAAGGAGATGCAGGCAAGCGCGTTGCCGGCCGTGCGCGGAGCTGCCATCGGCACGCTGATCGGGCTTGTGCCCGGCGGCAGCACCGTGTTGGCGTCGTTTGCCGCATTTGCCTGGGAGCGACGTTTCGGACGGCGGCGCCATAGAATCGGCAAAGGCGCGATCGAAGGCGTGGCAACGTCCGAAGCTGCGAACAATGCGGCCGCACAAGCCTCGTTCGTGCCGTTGCTTGCCTTGGGACTGCCCGGCAATGCCGTCATGGCGGTGATGGCCGGGGCAATGATGCTGCAAGGCGTGCTGCCGGGCCCCACGCTTGCGGTCGAGCGGCCCGATATTTTCTGGACCGTCGTGGCCAGCATGCTTGTGGGGAATGCCATGCTGCTGGTCATCAACCTGCCGCTGATCGGCATTTGGGTGCGCTTGCTGCGAGTCCCGCGCAGCTGGCTGTTTCCCGCGATCCTGACGATCTGCGCGGCAGGCGCTTATTCGCTGCAAGGCGCCGCTTTCGACGTGGTCCTCCTGGCCGCGTTCGGCGCGCTTGGCTTTGCCATGCGGCGGCTTGAGTTCGATCCGACGCCTTTTTTTGTCGGCTTTGTGGTGGCGCCGCTGCTCGACGACAATCTGCGGCGCGCGCTTATGCTGGCGCGCGGCGATGTGGTGGCGGCACTCGCCGATCCGGTTGCCGTCGTCTTGACGATGTTGTGCGCGGGCGCGGTGGCGCTGGGCAGCCTTGCGGCGATGCGCGAAGCAAGGCGCGGCCTGCACGATTGCTGA
- the speB gene encoding agmatinase, protein MAMKPTFSLRPSFLGVANTNPEARFCVAGLPLDLGTSNRSGAREGPAAIRAASRMLCDGDHPTHWIEPAILDLSDTGDFDIALGDIAASFDKIEAQAAKIAHLVALGGDHGATLPLLRALVKRLGAPLALVHFDAHVDTWPTTFGNVLGHGSVFYRAIEEKLVDPKRMVQIGIRSPVARDVWDWTVAQGVTILDAQSVHANGPTSVAETIKHVVGTSRAYLSFDIDALDPAFAPGTGTPEIGGLATWQAQAILRQLESISFVGMDVMEVAPAYDHGEITSLAAATLAWEYLALIAAKK, encoded by the coding sequence ATGGCGATGAAACCGACTTTCAGCCTGCGGCCGAGCTTTCTGGGCGTGGCCAACACGAATCCGGAAGCGCGCTTCTGCGTGGCAGGGTTGCCGCTCGATCTTGGCACCTCGAACCGCTCGGGCGCGCGCGAAGGCCCGGCCGCGATCCGGGCCGCCAGTCGCATGCTGTGCGACGGCGACCACCCGACGCACTGGATCGAGCCCGCGATCCTCGACCTTTCCGACACTGGCGATTTCGACATTGCCCTTGGCGACATCGCGGCAAGCTTCGACAAGATCGAAGCGCAGGCGGCCAAGATCGCGCATCTCGTGGCGCTGGGCGGCGACCATGGGGCGACCTTGCCGCTGTTGCGCGCCCTTGTGAAACGTCTGGGCGCGCCATTGGCCCTCGTGCATTTCGATGCGCATGTCGACACCTGGCCTACGACGTTCGGCAATGTGCTCGGCCACGGCTCGGTGTTCTATCGCGCCATCGAAGAAAAGCTCGTCGACCCGAAGCGCATGGTGCAGATCGGCATCCGCAGCCCTGTCGCGCGCGACGTGTGGGACTGGACGGTGGCGCAAGGGGTGACGATCCTCGACGCGCAAAGCGTGCATGCAAACGGCCCCACTTCTGTGGCCGAGACGATCAAGCACGTCGTCGGTACTTCACGCGCCTATCTGTCGTTCGACATCGACGCGCTCGATCCGGCATTTGCACCGGGTACGGGTACCCCCGAAATCGGCGGGCTTGCGACGTGGCAAGCGCAGGCAATCTTGCGCCAGCTCGAAAGCATTTCGTTCGTCGGCATGGATGTGATGGAAGTGGCCCCCGCCTACGATCATGGCGAGATCACGTCGCTCGCCGCCGCCACGCTCGCGTGGGAGTATCTCGCCCTGATTGCCGCAAAAAAATAG
- a CDS encoding class I SAM-dependent methyltransferase, with amino-acid sequence MADDQQTTAFYAAEAARYAARGTPPNTRHIERFASMLAPNASVLELGCGSGRDSAALLGKGLDLKPSDGSPELAAEAQKRLGRPVQVLRFADLAAENAYDGVYANACLLHVPRAELPAILRGIHRALRADGVFYSSFKEGTQEGRDRFGRLYNYPSPDWLAAAFANAGFPSPEIEQVMGTGYDAEPTPWLHVYARKGAAGSTPA; translated from the coding sequence ATGGCCGACGACCAGCAAACGACAGCATTTTATGCGGCCGAAGCCGCGCGCTATGCTGCGCGCGGTACGCCGCCGAACACGCGGCATATCGAACGTTTTGCTTCAATGCTCGCACCGAACGCGTCCGTGCTCGAACTCGGCTGCGGCAGCGGGCGCGACAGTGCGGCCCTGCTCGGCAAGGGCCTCGACCTCAAGCCCAGCGACGGTTCGCCCGAATTGGCGGCCGAGGCGCAGAAACGGTTGGGCCGCCCGGTGCAGGTGCTGCGCTTTGCCGATCTCGCGGCCGAAAACGCGTATGACGGCGTGTACGCGAATGCGTGCCTGCTGCACGTGCCGCGCGCCGAACTGCCCGCCATCTTGCGCGGCATCCACCGTGCACTGCGTGCAGACGGCGTCTTCTATTCGAGCTTCAAGGAAGGCACGCAAGAAGGCCGCGACCGTTTTGGACGGCTCTATAATTACCCGTCGCCAGACTGGCTCGCCGCCGCTTTCGCCAACGCCGGTTTCCCGTCGCCCGAAATCGAGCAGGTGATGGGCACCGGCTACGATGCCGAGCCCACCCCTTGGCTGCATGTCTATGCGCGCAAAGGGGCGGCAGGCTCTACGCCAGCGTAA
- a CDS encoding dipeptide ABC transporter ATP-binding protein, with translation MTTPLLSAHNLVKHFPVRKGLFGRTTGYVKAVDGVSLAVAPGETLGLVGESGCGKSTVGRMLLRLIEPTSGEIEFDGADLTRLSEPEMRKARRHLQIVFQDPYASLNPRMTVGEIVGEPLMLHGLAHGAARAEKVRELLGVVGLRPEHDRRYPHEFSGGQRQRIGIARALAAGPKLIVGDEPVSALDVSVQAQVLNLLKDLQARFGLALVLIAHDLAVVKHAADRVAVMYLGRIVELADTATLYSAPRHPYTQALLAAIPAPDPSLARAKTLLEGDVPSPIDPPPGCHFHTRCRYAQPRCRTHAPTLDKISKGHSVACHFWRDIPAFAPATAPPDNEAARRLEKLQSRFV, from the coding sequence ATGACCACGCCGCTGTTGAGTGCGCATAATTTGGTGAAGCATTTTCCTGTGCGCAAAGGCCTGTTCGGCCGCACGACGGGCTACGTGAAGGCCGTGGACGGCGTGTCGCTCGCCGTGGCCCCCGGCGAAACGCTCGGCCTCGTCGGCGAAAGCGGCTGCGGCAAATCGACCGTCGGGCGCATGTTGCTGCGCCTGATCGAGCCGACGTCGGGCGAAATCGAATTCGACGGTGCGGACCTCACGCGCCTCAGCGAGCCCGAAATGCGCAAGGCGCGCCGCCATCTGCAGATCGTGTTCCAGGATCCCTACGCCTCGCTCAATCCGCGCATGACGGTGGGCGAAATCGTGGGCGAACCGTTGATGCTGCACGGGCTTGCGCACGGGGCCGCACGCGCCGAGAAAGTGCGCGAGCTGCTCGGCGTGGTGGGTTTGCGGCCCGAACACGACCGGCGCTACCCGCACGAATTCTCGGGCGGCCAGCGCCAGCGTATCGGCATTGCGCGCGCCCTTGCGGCTGGCCCCAAACTCATCGTCGGCGACGAGCCCGTGTCCGCCCTCGACGTTTCCGTGCAAGCCCAGGTGCTGAACCTGCTCAAGGATCTGCAGGCGCGCTTCGGCTTGGCCCTCGTGCTGATCGCGCACGATCTTGCCGTCGTCAAACACGCGGCCGACCGCGTCGCCGTCATGTATCTGGGCCGCATCGTCGAGTTGGCCGATACGGCCACGCTCTATTCGGCCCCGCGCCATCCCTATACGCAAGCCTTGCTGGCCGCGATCCCGGCCCCCGACCCGAGCTTGGCGCGCGCCAAGACCTTGCTAGAAGGCGACGTGCCGAGCCCGATCGACCCGCCGCCGGGCTGCCATTTCCACACGCGCTGCCGTTACGCGCAGCCGCGGTGCCGCACGCACGCGCCCACGCTCGACAAGATTTCCAAGGGCCATTCCGTCGCGTGCCATTTCTGGCGCGACATCCCGGCCTTTGCGCCCGCCACCGCACCGCCAGACAATGAAGCCGCACGGCGGCTTGAAAAACTGCAAAGCCGTTTCGTCTGA
- a CDS encoding ABC transporter ATP-binding protein has protein sequence MTGLLEVDDLHTSFDTDAGEFRAVDGVSFSVAPGRTLGIVGESGCGKSVTSLSIMGLLAKPAGRIAGGAIRFRGQDLATLPELEMQKLRGSEIAMIFQEPMTSLNPAFTIGNQLVEGILRHREISPDAAKAHAIEMLRRVRIPAPEARFDEYPHKLSGGMRQRVMIAMALACDPKLLIADEPTTALDVTIQAQILDLLRRLRDETGTAIVLITHDLGVIAELAHDVVVMYAGKIVEKAPVERLFAWPQHPYTIGLLGAIPQLHRARERLATIDGTVPNLAKLEPGCRFAARCPFVQDQCRREEPPMRDLGHGQAAACWLAPLDEAALKTGAA, from the coding sequence ATGACGGGTCTGCTCGAGGTCGACGATTTGCACACGTCTTTCGACACCGATGCGGGCGAGTTCCGCGCGGTGGACGGCGTGTCGTTTTCGGTGGCGCCCGGGCGCACGCTCGGCATCGTCGGCGAAAGCGGCTGCGGCAAGTCGGTCACGTCGCTGTCGATCATGGGCCTGCTCGCCAAACCGGCGGGCCGCATCGCCGGCGGCGCCATCCGCTTTCGCGGCCAGGATCTCGCCACGCTGCCCGAGCTCGAGATGCAGAAACTGCGCGGCTCGGAAATCGCGATGATTTTCCAGGAGCCGATGACGAGCCTCAACCCGGCATTCACGATTGGCAACCAGCTCGTCGAAGGCATTCTGCGCCATCGCGAGATTTCGCCCGATGCGGCCAAAGCGCACGCGATCGAGATGCTGCGCCGCGTGCGCATCCCCGCCCCCGAAGCGCGCTTCGACGAATATCCGCACAAGCTTTCGGGCGGCATGCGCCAGCGCGTGATGATCGCGATGGCGCTCGCCTGCGATCCCAAGCTGCTGATCGCGGACGAGCCCACCACGGCGCTGGACGTTACGATCCAAGCCCAGATCCTCGACCTTCTGCGCCGTTTGCGCGACGAGACGGGGACGGCCATCGTGCTGATCACGCACGATCTCGGCGTGATTGCCGAACTCGCGCACGACGTGGTCGTGATGTATGCGGGCAAGATCGTGGAGAAAGCGCCGGTCGAGCGGCTCTTCGCCTGGCCGCAGCACCCCTACACGATCGGCCTGTTGGGGGCGATCCCGCAGCTGCATCGCGCGCGCGAACGCCTTGCCACGATCGACGGCACGGTGCCGAACCTCGCCAAGCTTGAGCCGGGCTGCCGCTTTGCCGCTCGCTGCCCGTTTGTACAAGACCAGTGCCGGCGCGAAGAACCGCCGATGCGCGATCTTGGGCACGGCCAGGCGGCCGCATGCTGGCTTGCCCCGCTCGACGAGGCCGCACTCAAGACGGGTGCCGCATGA
- a CDS encoding DUF1194 domain-containing protein produces the protein MARNAGRRAVLAGIGASAAVAALPQRPARAAGTAVDLQLVLAADVSRSIDDRRFRLQREGYAAAIADPRVVRAMTGGRYKQLALTYCEWSSPSQQMTLVDWTLIDGQESAEGFAGQLLLPPRPFAASTAIGEAITYAAREFERCPYPADRRTIDISGDGTNTNGLPAEIGRDRAVAAGITINGLAILSDTPSPWNPNHTHPPGGLDGWYRENVIGGTGAFLLSVMGFETFAFAMVNKLTREST, from the coding sequence ATGGCCCGTAACGCCGGACGCCGCGCTGTGTTGGCTGGGATCGGGGCAAGTGCCGCTGTTGCGGCCTTGCCGCAACGCCCTGCGCGCGCCGCCGGTACCGCCGTCGATCTGCAGCTTGTTCTTGCGGCCGACGTCTCGCGCAGCATCGACGACCGCCGCTTCCGCCTGCAGCGCGAGGGTTATGCCGCCGCCATCGCGGATCCGCGCGTCGTGCGCGCGATGACCGGTGGGCGGTACAAGCAACTCGCCCTCACCTATTGCGAATGGTCGAGCCCAAGCCAGCAGATGACGCTCGTCGACTGGACCTTGATCGACGGCCAAGAGAGTGCCGAGGGCTTTGCCGGGCAATTGCTGCTGCCGCCGCGCCCCTTTGCCGCCTCGACCGCGATCGGCGAGGCCATCACCTATGCGGCGCGCGAATTCGAGCGTTGCCCCTATCCGGCCGACCGGCGCACGATCGACATTTCGGGCGACGGCACCAACACCAACGGCCTGCCCGCCGAGATCGGCCGCGACCGTGCGGTGGCAGCCGGCATCACGATCAACGGGCTCGCGATCCTCTCGGACACGCCCAGCCCCTGGAACCCCAACCACACCCATCCGCCCGGCGGGCTCGATGGCTGGTACCGCGAAAACGTGATCGGCGGGACCGGCGCCTTCCTGCTCTCGGTGATGGGCTTCGAGACGTTTGCGTTTGCCATGGTCAACAAGCTGACCCGCGAATCGACCTGA